The nucleotide sequence TGCCCTCTTCTTCCTCAAAACTGCACTTCGTAGGATTAAGCTTCATATTGACTTTCCGTAGTGAGTTGAACGTCTCCAGGATATCGGCCAATAGTTGCACCTCTGTATTGCTCTCGATGACTCAATCATCTACGTAAGcctcaagatttctaccgatttgatCCTTGAATGCCAAATCTACTACCCTTTGGTATGTTGCTCCCGTATTCTTCAATCTGAAGGGCATTTTCGTGTAAAAATAAATACCCTGATCCGTGTGGAATGCGGTTTTGTCCCCGCCTCTGCCATCTGAATCTAGTGATATCCCTTATATGCATTCAAAAAGCATTTGAACCTGAAACCAGAAAGAGATTCAAATTTCCAGTcgatttcaggtaaaggataattgtccttAGGGCACGCcttattaatatccttaaaatcGACACAAATGCACCATGAGCCATATCTTTTTTTTATAACCAAAACAGGATTCGCGACCCAGGTTTGATACCGCACCTCTCTAAGAATGTTTGCATGAACCAGCTTATCTACCTCCAACCTAACCATTCACTTCTTTCTGGCGCCATCAGGCGCTTCTTTTGTCGTACTGGAGTTAGGTTTGGACTTGCATTCAACTTTTTCTCAGCGATATTTCGTGGAACCCCAGTCATATCGTCCTCACACCATGCAAAGATATCCATATTAGCTACCAGTATATCGCGTAATTGAACCTTGATTTCGTCTAAAAAGTTGTCCCCAACCTGAATTCGCTTGTCATGGTATTTTTGATTGACAAGGATAGAGCTGCTTCGAATCTGTTCTTTAATTGTAGGCAAGGGTTTAGGCGGCGTTACCGAAGCGCATAGCGCTCTTCCAAACTCCGTCCGAATTGTGGCAATACCCTGCCTAGTAGGAAACTTGATCATGCCGTGAACAGTGGAGGGCACTGCGCCAAACTTCTGCAAAGTCACTAGCCCTAGGAGTGCGTTGTAACACAAATAAGAGTGTACCACACAAAATTCAACAGGGACAGCTCGTGTGCGGGTTGATTCATCATCGTCGACCAACTCTAGCTCAAGCTCAATGCACCCCAAAGGCCATGCTGATTCACCAGAAAACCCTGACAAAATAGTGGTGGGTACCCATATCTTAGACTTGATTGTTGCCGGAAGTTGCCTAAAATAGTAATCATACATTACATTGAAATTACTAAATGTGTCGACGTTTAACCGTTTCACATTGTATCCACAATCAGTGATGCGACCTTTAATGATTATAGGAGCATGCGAAGGTTCAATTGTTTGAGTCAAACGGAAAATAATAGCTTCCGCTTCCCACTCTTCCAATTGCTCGGCTTTGCATCTCTGACCAGAGTGCCAGGCATGCACCATATTTATCATTTGTCAGAGTTCTTGTCACTGCCTTTCTTTTGGTTCGGCGCAGTTCTCTCTGGTTAATTTCTCTGTGGTGCAGCTCCTTGATTTTTCATCGGTTTCAGGTGGTTAAGCTCACCCTTCCTTAGGCACTCGATCACCTTTTCAATAAAAGATTTGCAACGATCGATTTCGTGCCCATAATCGTCGTGAAATTCACAAAATTTTGACTTGTCTCTCCTAGTGTATTCTGACATTTTGGCAGGGGCCGCGAATGTCAAACAAATTGGTTCAGTAGCAAGGATCTCCTTTGGTGTCTTGGTGTATTTTGATGACCCAGAACCGTGGCTGTAACTGTCACCATTGCGCTTTGATCCCCCTGTTTATCCGCGATGGGAATCATCATCTTTATTACCCCTGTTATCGGAATTTTTACCGCTATTCCGAGTGGTATCTTCCCTCACACGCATATGCTCATGCACTTCTTTAATGGCTTCCGCTAAGGTATCAGGGACCTTCATGCGCAAACGTTGCCATAGGGCAAGATGTCGCTCTTTACACCACCCATGTATGAAACCGGATACCTTTTCACTTTCAGGGAGCCCCACCATCTTCGCGACCTCCTTGGTATATCGATCTATGAACTGCCCGAGGGATTCTCTTGCCCCCTATCTGATGTCAAGACACTCAACATGCATCCTCTTACGGGCGCACATGTTGTGAAAGTTTAACAGAAAGCATGCTCAAAGATCATTATAGGAAGTAACAAATGGTAGTGGTAAATTACTAAAGCACTCCCTTGCGACCCCTTGCAGCAAAGTTTGAAACTCAAGGTACTTGGTTTCGTCATTCCAAGCTTGAGCGCACTATTCCTTCATATCTTTGTAAGAATTTGTCCAGATCTGTCGTGCCATCATACCATCCCATAGACAGAGGAATGATAGGAGGAAATTCTGGCACGTAGTTAGCAATATGGGGCACAAACTTTTCATTAGCTGGAGCAACCTCCATGAAGGGTTTTACCTTTCGCCCCATTATTCCTGTATAGAAGTTATCTAACACTTTTTCACCTTTATCTAGCACCGTGAATGCTTGTGCATATTTATCTGGCACAGCTTGTGCCAGTATGGCAAGTAAATCTTCTTGACACTTCTTCTTGCTTTCCCCCGCAGAATCAGTAGTGCGCCCCGAGGGCGTACCTAGTGAAAGCAAAGATGACATGGGGATAGGTGAAGGCATGCGCTTTCTCCGTATATTGTCCAAGGGGGTGCGATCGTTAGTTGGACATCCAACATCGATGTTTTGTCTCGCTAAATACTCGCACGTGCTCGCAGGTGTCATTGTCCGCCTGGTATGAACCATTGCATTTGGCGTAGAGAATATGGGAAAGGACCCCACTATAGTGATATGGGTTTCTttctcataatcatcatcatcatcttcgtcgCTTGGTACCCAATATTCATCAGTTTTTTGCCACATCAATGGTTGTGATACCTGGGGAACAACAGCTGACGATGTTTTTGATTTTCTGGGAGCTTTACTACTCCCGAGCTTGGAGTTTTATTTATGACAGGAGTCTTGTCTTGGTTTGCTTGTTTCGACCCCGTAACATCAGGACCCTGAGAACGAGACGATTGATTCCTACCATACTTTCCCATTGAAATCTGTTACACAAGAACAACCACAAAAAGATTAGCAGTTTTATAGTTAATCGTTCGTAACATATAAAACTTTTTACTCAATTCTAGTTATGGTCC is from Rutidosis leptorrhynchoides isolate AG116_Rl617_1_P2 chromosome 10, CSIRO_AGI_Rlap_v1, whole genome shotgun sequence and encodes:
- the LOC139870839 gene encoding uncharacterized protein — encoded protein: MVHAWHSGQRCKAEQLEEWEAEAIIFRLTQTIEPSHAPIIIKGRITDCGYNVKRLNVDTFSNFNVMYDYYFRQLPATIKSKIWVPTTILSGFSGESAWPLGCIELELELVDDDESTRTRAVPVEFCVVHSYLCYNALLGLVTLQKFGAVPSTVHGMIKFPTRQGIATIRTEFGRALCASVTPPKPLPTIKEQIRSSSILVNQKYHDKRIQVGDNFLDEIKVQLRDILVANMDIFAWCEDDMTGVPRNIAEKKLNASPNLTPVRQKKRLMAPERSEWLGWRYGSWCICVDFKDINKACPKDNYPLPEIDWKFESLSGFRLKNTGATYQRVVDLAFKDQIGRNLEAYVDD